DNA sequence from the Aliidongia dinghuensis genome:
CGACCCTGTCGCTGCCGATGGCGATGAAGCTCGTCAATGCCGGCTGGAACGAGGGCAATCCGAAATGGCGCGAGCTGCCGCGCGACAGCCGCGTGCTGGTGCGCGCCTCGGCGCCGATCGAGACTTCAACCGGGCTCCTGAACGATGATTGCTCGGTCATGCCGATCATCATGTTCACGGTCGACCACAAGGCCGAGACGATCGATCGGGTGACGAACGCGGTCGAGGCCTGGACCAAGGCCAACCCCTCGTCCAAGGTCAGCTTCCGGCTGGCGACCGGTAACGTCGGCGTCATGGCGGCGACCAACCAGACCGTCCGCGCGGCCGAGACGCCGATGCTGCTCTATGTCTATGGCGTGGTGCTCGCGTCCTGTCTCGTCATGTTCCGGGGCGTGGCACCCTCGGTCTGCGTCATCATCCCGCTCATCCTGGTCTCGGTGCTGACCGACGCGATCATGGCGCTGCTCGGCATCGGGCTGAAGACCTCGACCTTGCCGGTCGCTGCGCTCGGCGTCGGCATCGGCGTCGACTACGGCATGTACATGTTCAGCCGCCTGAATTCCCATCTGGGCGGCGGCCGCGGCTTCGCCGAAGCCTATCTGCAGACGCTGCGCGAGACCGGCAGCTCGATCCTCCTGACCGGCCTCACGCTTGCCGCCGGCACCTGCACCTGGATCCTGTCGGGCTTGCGCTTCCAGGCGGACATGGGTCTGCTGCTCACCTTCGTGTTCATCGCGAACATGTTGGGCGCGGTGCTGCTGTCGCCGGCCATCGCCGGTCTCATCGACCGAGTCCGCCCGTTCCGTCGGGTCGAAGGTGTCGTTGGCCACTGACCCCGGAGGGCAGGGCACGTGCAGGTCAGCGCGTGCCCGTCGCCCCGACGGCGGCCGCTTCTGGGACGCAGCCGACCGCCGCCAGAGCTGAGGTTGCGGCGCGGCTGTAGGCGTCCAGCGAATAGACCGCCGAGACATGCGCGCGCGACGCCTCGCCGATCGCGCGCCGGAGTGCCGGATCTTCGAGCCGGCGCAGCCACGCCGCCGCGGCGTCGATGCGCGCGTCGGCCCATTCGGAGGTGGCGCCGGCATAGGCCTCGCGCTGATCGCGCACCGGGATCAGGTCATAGGGCACAAGGCAGCCGATCTCCTCGGTCATGAAATCCATGTTGCTCGACCAGGCGGTCGCCACGACCGGCTTGCTGAGCAGCATCGCCTCGACAAGCGGAATGCCGAAGCCCTCGGCGCGATGCAGCGAGAGGAAGATGTCGGCGCGACGCAGCAATGCGCCATAGCTGCCGGGCGGCAGGGCACCGTGGAACAACGTGATGTTGCGGGCACCGTCGATCGCCGCCGCGAGCCGCTCGCGCTCGCCCGGCGCTAGATCATATCCGCCGGCCTTGATGACGAGCCGCACGTCGCTCCGGTCGCCGAACGCCGCGCGGAACGCCGCGACGGCGCCAAGAGGATTCTTTCGCTCGAAGCCCGAGTCGTATGAAAAGACGACGAGCACGACCAAGGTCTCGGCCGGCACGTCCCACCAGTCCGGCAGGTCACCCACAGCCGGCGCCGAGACCAGATGCGGCACGATGTGCAGCGGGGCCGGGTGACCTTCGCTCTCCAGGGCATCCGCCGTGAAGCGGCTCGGTGCCCAGATCTGGTGGACATGGGGCAGGGCGTGGCGCCAATGCGCCGGTATCTCTGCCAGCTCCCAGTTCCAATAGGCAATAAGCGGGCGCCCTCCAACCTGGCGGTGGAGCCGCAGCAGGACCGATTGATACTCGGGCGGATTGAGATGGACGATGAGCGGGCCGCCGGCGTCGCCGTCGATGACGTCGTGCCCGGCCGACAAGGGCGGCAGGTCGAGTCGGGCATTCCGGGCCTCAGTCACGTCGATCGTGCCGACTTCGTACCCGAGCGCTGCCAGATGCAGGGCGCATTGCCGGGCTCCGTGGCCGAGCCCGGTCGAGGAGCGGAGCAGGCCAGCGACGGTGATCCGCCGGGTTTGGGGCCAGGGCTGATCGAGGCGGGCCCGCGGCACGCGAATGGCGATCAGCAGGTCACGGATGCGCACAAGCACAGAGCGCGGAAGGATCCTGCGGAGAAGCGGGCGCGACAAGTTCGGGACCAATTTGCGGCTCAAGCACCCGCTGGCTAAAGGTTTGCCGACATCCGGCGGCGGATGAGCTCGGCCTCGACCAGCTTCTCGACCAGGGTCGGCATCTTGACCGTCGCGGTCCAGCCAAGCAGCCGTTCCGCCTTGGCCGGATTGCCGACGCTCAGCGAAATGTCCGACGGCCGCATGAAGGCCTGATTGCTCTCGACATGCTTGGTCCAGTCGAGGCCGAAGCAGCGGAAGGCAGCCTCGACGAAATCCTGCAGCCGGACCGGCATGCCGGTCGCGATCACGAAATCCTCCGGCTGGTCATGCTTCAGCATGCGCGCCATGGCATCGACATAGTCGGGCGCCCAGCCCCAATCGCGCGTCAGGTCGAGCGCGCCCAGCGTCAGCCGATCGGTCTTGCGCTGGGCGATGTCGGCGGCGCCCCGCACGATCTTCTGGGTGACGTAGCGGGTCGGCCGCAGCGGCGATTCGTGGTTGAACAGCAAGCCTGAGCAGGCGAACAGACGGTAGGCCTCGCGATAGTTGGCGACGGCCCAGAACGAGGCGGCCTTGCCGACGGCATAGGGGCTGCGCGGGTGGAACGGCGTCCGCTCGTCGGCGGGCGTGTCCGTGTTGCCGAAGCACTCGCTGGAGGATGCGTTGTAGAAGCGCGTCTCGAGGCCGAGGAAGCGGATCGCCTCGAGAATGTTGATCGTGCCGTGCATGATGCTGTCGATCGTCTCGACCGGCTGCTGAAACGACAGGCCGACCGAGGACTGGGCCGCGAGATTGAAGATCTCCGACGGCTGGACGGTCTGCACGACCTGCGCGACGCTACGGAACTCGGCCATGGCGGCGGAATGGAG
Encoded proteins:
- a CDS encoding glycosyltransferase family 4 protein codes for the protein MLVRIRDLLIAIRVPRARLDQPWPQTRRITVAGLLRSSTGLGHGARQCALHLAALGYEVGTIDVTEARNARLDLPPLSAGHDVIDGDAGGPLIVHLNPPEYQSVLLRLHRQVGGRPLIAYWNWELAEIPAHWRHALPHVHQIWAPSRFTADALESEGHPAPLHIVPHLVSAPAVGDLPDWWDVPAETLVVLVVFSYDSGFERKNPLGAVAAFRAAFGDRSDVRLVIKAGGYDLAPGERERLAAAIDGARNITLFHGALPPGSYGALLRRADIFLSLHRAEGFGIPLVEAMLLSKPVVATAWSSNMDFMTEEIGCLVPYDLIPVRDQREAYAGATSEWADARIDAAAAWLRRLEDPALRRAIGEASRAHVSAVYSLDAYSRAATSALAAVGCVPEAAAVGATGTR
- a CDS encoding GDP-mannose 4,6-dehydratase — its product is MKPAPRTALIFGISGQDGAYLAKLLLDQGYAVHGTSRDVDGSAFTSLRVLGILDQVRLHSAAMAEFRSVAQVVQTVQPSEIFNLAAQSSVGLSFQQPVETIDSIMHGTINILEAIRFLGLETRFYNASSSECFGNTDTPADERTPFHPRSPYAVGKAASFWAVANYREAYRLFACSGLLFNHESPLRPTRYVTQKIVRGAADIAQRKTDRLTLGALDLTRDWGWAPDYVDAMARMLKHDQPEDFVIATGMPVRLQDFVEAAFRCFGLDWTKHVESNQAFMRPSDISLSVGNPAKAERLLGWTATVKMPTLVEKLVEAELIRRRMSANL